In Chryseobacterium shigense, the following proteins share a genomic window:
- the egtD gene encoding L-histidine N(alpha)-methyltransferase codes for MNLQVNPHTKVEDHHVDSFLTDVLKGLKSSPKRLSSKYFYDKTGDRLFQEIMVMPEYYLTKCELDIFKNKTADLIRLINPENEPFDLIELGAGDAMKSTFLLKHLVETGVQFTYMPIDISGNILSILKEKLGRELPALEISALEGDYFQMLQKAASLSHRRKVILFLGSNIGNMNIEEAESFCHALNRNLSSGDRVLIGFDLKKNPHTILNAYNDKNGITAAFNLNLLTRINRELGADFDLKQFQHYQTYDPVSGACKSYLVSLKEQTVKIGNESILFEESELIDMEISQKFSAEKIEELREKSDFKRVGEIKDSKNWFVDVIWQVE; via the coding sequence ATGAATTTACAGGTAAACCCACATACAAAGGTTGAGGATCATCATGTTGACAGTTTTCTTACGGATGTTCTGAAAGGCCTAAAAAGCAGCCCCAAAAGGCTGTCCTCGAAATACTTTTACGATAAAACCGGTGACCGGCTTTTTCAGGAAATCATGGTGATGCCTGAATATTATCTTACAAAATGTGAACTCGATATCTTTAAAAATAAAACAGCAGATCTCATTCGCCTTATCAACCCTGAAAATGAGCCGTTCGATCTTATTGAACTGGGTGCGGGAGATGCCATGAAATCTACATTTTTGCTGAAACATCTTGTTGAGACTGGAGTACAGTTCACTTATATGCCTATCGATATTTCAGGTAATATTCTTTCCATATTAAAAGAAAAACTGGGTCGGGAGCTTCCGGCTCTGGAAATATCGGCTCTGGAAGGTGATTATTTTCAAATGCTGCAGAAAGCCGCTTCATTGTCCCACAGAAGGAAAGTTATTTTATTTTTAGGCAGCAATATCGGAAATATGAATATTGAAGAAGCAGAGAGCTTCTGCCATGCTCTGAACCGCAATCTGTCCTCTGGTGATAGGGTATTGATTGGCTTCGATCTCAAGAAAAATCCTCATACCATTTTAAATGCTTATAACGATAAAAACGGAATTACAGCTGCATTTAACCTCAATCTGCTGACCCGTATCAACAGGGAGCTCGGTGCCGATTTTGATCTGAAACAGTTTCAGCATTATCAAACTTATGATCCTGTAAGCGGAGCCTGCAAAAGCTATCTGGTAAGTTTAAAAGAGCAAACAGTCAAGATAGGAAACGAAAGTATTTTATTTGAAGAAAGCGAACTTATCGATATGGAGATTTCCCAGAAGTTCTCCGCAGAAAAGATAGAAGAATTAAGAGAAAAATCAGATTTTAAAAGAGTAGGGGAAATCAAAGATTCAAAAAACTGGTTTGTAGACGTCATCTGGCAGGTAGAATAA
- a CDS encoding alpha/beta fold hydrolase codes for MPIITINHKQVHIQELNKGAEQTVVLIHGMFSNLSIYYFNIAPVLAKHFHVVMYDLKSHGMSERFPDGYDLESMSDDLLALMNALHLEKVHLAGYSFGGLIALKTALKAPERISQLVVIEAPDPRDEKARNIIDEYSKEFLEHYVANFTDTTKVQMGKRQMEKNHRMYEFLFEQTSIKADMIREKDFLNEADFSELKSSTLLMYGADSNCRPTGEWLHAKINQSQLKFIPGDHNIPIQEPVQIAENITHFLSQSLSKLITQNHG; via the coding sequence ATGCCAATAATTACAATCAATCATAAACAGGTTCATATTCAGGAACTCAATAAAGGAGCTGAGCAGACGGTGGTGCTTATCCATGGGATGTTCAGCAACCTTTCCATTTATTATTTCAATATTGCCCCGGTTCTGGCGAAGCATTTTCATGTTGTGATGTACGATCTGAAAAGCCACGGCATGAGCGAACGTTTTCCCGATGGATATGATCTGGAAAGTATGTCGGACGACCTTCTGGCCCTAATGAATGCTTTACACCTTGAAAAAGTACATCTTGCCGGGTACAGTTTCGGAGGTCTTATTGCTTTGAAAACAGCATTGAAGGCTCCAGAACGTATCAGCCAGCTGGTTGTCATTGAAGCACCGGATCCACGGGACGAAAAGGCCCGCAACATCATTGATGAATACAGTAAAGAATTTCTCGAGCATTATGTCGCCAATTTTACAGACACCACCAAAGTGCAGATGGGTAAAAGACAGATGGAGAAAAACCACCGGATGTATGAATTCCTGTTTGAACAGACCAGCATCAAAGCAGACATGATCAGAGAAAAAGATTTCCTGAATGAAGCAGATTTTTCTGAGTTAAAATCCTCCACATTATTGATGTACGGTGCAGATTCGAATTGCAGGCCGACAGGAGAGTGGCTGCATGCAAAAATCAATCAATCTCAGTTAAAATTTATTCCCGGGGACCATAATATCCCGATTCAGGAACCTGTCCAAATCGCTGAAAATATTACTCATTTTTTATCCCAATCATTATCTAAATTAATAACACAAAATCATGGCTAA
- a CDS encoding acyl carrier protein: protein MDTINNTLKLNHEQLFTLLKGFITEVIGAEFVEEMDITPDSSFTKDLEMDSIEIVSFSEKIKAHFGEQIDFTGWLSSMDLDELINLDLRMIINYIYECQ, encoded by the coding sequence ATGGACACTATAAACAACACATTAAAACTGAATCACGAGCAACTGTTCACCCTTTTAAAAGGTTTTATCACCGAAGTGATAGGCGCTGAATTTGTAGAAGAAATGGATATCACCCCGGACAGTTCATTCACTAAAGACCTGGAAATGGACAGCATAGAAATCGTTTCCTTTTCTGAGAAAATCAAAGCCCACTTCGGTGAGCAGATTGATTTCACAGGATGGCTGTCTTCTATGGATCTGGATGAGCTGATCAACCTTGATCTTCGTATGATCATCAATTACATTTACGAATGCCAATAA
- a CDS encoding condensation domain-containing protein — MRRKLLFGERMLLGDGTEPFNAVIPFRLRGTFREEDIQHALDQLQGKHPWLRALIIHDENNIPWLEVPENHLPIPIRIVSRNGDEDWQEESRREWKILFNYGELPLIRFVWIKGEKVSDMLFSFHHCLCDGGSAMAFLNEFLQLLDHPSAEIGVENPILGIHDVVPSDILTSRKQKLKAKVIGRLAATAIKCIPVGKKAVERKNDYLIHWKFDKKTSQELISYCKSQEVTVNTFLSAALLHAFKKVRGAAAFNKVSCPVDIRRFAKQIKEDHIFAFGLMIVVSANQKISFSENLRLMQESVERKTSKLNPYITMMVMESAHDALKNFTKLLKHGKSSNDCMFSNLGRIQIPHQYKEFTLETIFSPSVIGPLGNTTTMVTSTFRGEMDFSFVGSEGYLPYEEALAIRDEMIKTVKLQLDHIAVL, encoded by the coding sequence ATGAGAAGAAAATTGTTATTTGGCGAGCGTATGCTGCTGGGGGACGGAACAGAGCCTTTTAATGCGGTGATTCCGTTCCGGCTGCGCGGTACTTTTAGAGAAGAAGATATTCAGCATGCCCTGGACCAGCTTCAGGGTAAGCATCCTTGGCTGAGAGCCCTCATCATCCACGATGAAAACAATATCCCGTGGCTTGAAGTGCCGGAAAATCATTTGCCCATACCTATCCGGATTGTGTCCAGAAACGGTGATGAAGACTGGCAGGAAGAATCCAGAAGAGAGTGGAAGATTCTGTTTAATTATGGAGAATTACCGCTTATCCGGTTTGTATGGATCAAAGGGGAAAAGGTTTCAGATATGCTTTTTTCTTTCCATCACTGCTTATGCGACGGAGGTTCTGCAATGGCTTTCCTGAACGAATTTTTACAGCTGCTGGATCATCCTTCAGCAGAAATAGGAGTGGAGAATCCTATACTTGGAATTCATGACGTGGTTCCCTCTGATATCTTAACGAGCCGGAAGCAAAAACTGAAAGCGAAAGTGATCGGCAGGCTGGCAGCAACGGCTATTAAATGTATTCCTGTTGGTAAAAAAGCTGTTGAACGAAAAAACGACTACCTGATTCACTGGAAATTTGATAAAAAGACAAGCCAGGAACTGATTTCCTACTGTAAATCGCAGGAAGTTACGGTTAATACTTTCTTGAGTGCTGCTTTGCTTCATGCATTTAAAAAAGTGAGAGGGGCCGCAGCTTTCAATAAAGTTTCCTGTCCGGTGGATATCAGGAGGTTTGCCAAACAGATCAAGGAAGATCATATTTTTGCTTTTGGGTTGATGATCGTGGTTTCGGCCAATCAGAAAATAAGTTTTTCGGAGAATTTACGCCTGATGCAGGAATCTGTAGAGCGTAAAACATCGAAACTTAATCCTTACATCACCATGATGGTCATGGAATCTGCCCACGATGCCCTGAAAAATTTCACAAAGCTTTTAAAACATGGAAAATCTTCCAATGACTGTATGTTTTCCAATTTAGGGCGCATTCAGATTCCTCATCAGTATAAAGAATTTACCCTTGAAACTATTTTCAGTCCTTCCGTGATCGGCCCTTTGGGGAACACTACAACGATGGTTACTTCCACATTCAGAGGGGAAATGGATTTTTCTTTTGTAGGAAGCGAAGGATATTTACCGTATGAGGAAGCATTGGCTATCCGGGATGAGATGATTAAAACAGTGAAATTACAGCTAGATCATATTGCAGTATTATGA
- a CDS encoding glycosyltransferase — MAKFVFVVPPLTGHVNPTLSIGSELLKRGHEVAWISLDQNLNTKLPAGGELLLIQYDQTDEEKKESESYLDIISKKVVYGIDSIKFLYDEVLIPLNRHCYIGIVALLKQYQPDMVIGDHQLFAAAIATKKLNLPYSTSVTAPAAIKMMDELPKVHEWEVNKIIELQKELGITENRSLASSDLLTLVLTSKEFFGEMDLPENYKFTGPVLTERRISCEFDWDRFNSITRKKILVSIGTTFDHDHKKAFFQKVIDAFKDEDLTVVLVSDPQLFENWPENFIVCQQVPQLDLLPYLDGVICHGGHNTVSEALSNALPLVVIPIAYDQSHVAGRVVRTGAGERLNFNRFKSRHLNEAVQNILNNPRYKEAAQTVRESFMEAGGTVPAANLLEKALIPVSETINSGSKFLFVIPPFFGHISPTLSVGASLIARGHEVKWFGITPLDSKHIPEGGSYFYPEEDLVPFQDEIQRILKRQDEGPACSGPEVMKLALEETYVPFARMMMPGLERLVKSWKPDVLVNDCITFGGALFAHKHNIPCVTTTPVPPDVMGDTENNAPKIFEWQQKLIRDLQKEVGISDDGIFIHSHQLNLVFTSQAFAGFETVPSHMRFVGPVKGRPNPAPFDWERLKAATTPKIFVSLGTLLVDIRKAFFEKVIAAFADQPVTIVAATPPDIFNEWPSNFIVNGFVPQSALMPHMDAVICHGGFNTVNDTFTNGLPMLITPIAYDHFHIAKLIEKAGCGISIRYKRLLVEALRETVFELLENPQYRNAAKEVQTSLLNAGGNDRAVELLENCIQKEQSTLVSV; from the coding sequence ATGGCTAAATTTGTATTTGTTGTTCCGCCATTGACAGGCCATGTCAATCCAACCTTAAGCATCGGCTCAGAATTACTGAAAAGAGGGCATGAAGTGGCCTGGATCAGTCTCGACCAGAATTTAAACACGAAACTTCCGGCTGGAGGAGAACTTCTGCTCATTCAATACGACCAGACCGACGAAGAAAAAAAAGAAAGTGAAAGCTATCTCGATATTATTTCCAAAAAAGTAGTTTACGGTATCGACAGCATTAAATTTCTTTACGATGAGGTGCTGATTCCCTTAAACAGACACTGTTACATTGGAATTGTTGCTTTATTGAAGCAATATCAGCCCGATATGGTGATTGGAGACCATCAGCTGTTTGCTGCTGCTATTGCCACTAAAAAACTCAACCTACCTTACAGCACTTCCGTTACGGCTCCTGCAGCCATTAAAATGATGGATGAACTGCCTAAAGTACATGAATGGGAAGTCAATAAGATCATTGAACTGCAAAAAGAACTGGGCATTACAGAAAACCGTTCGCTGGCTTCTTCGGATCTTCTGACCCTTGTTTTAACATCAAAAGAGTTCTTTGGTGAAATGGATCTGCCGGAAAATTATAAGTTCACTGGCCCGGTTCTTACCGAACGCCGTATTTCATGCGAATTTGATTGGGACAGATTCAATAGTATTACTAGGAAAAAAATACTGGTAAGTATTGGAACGACCTTTGATCATGATCATAAAAAAGCCTTTTTCCAAAAAGTAATAGATGCCTTTAAAGATGAAGATTTAACTGTTGTACTGGTTTCTGATCCTCAGCTTTTTGAAAACTGGCCGGAAAATTTTATAGTCTGTCAGCAGGTTCCTCAGCTGGATCTTCTGCCTTATCTGGACGGAGTTATCTGTCATGGCGGTCATAATACCGTATCCGAAGCCCTTTCAAACGCTCTCCCGCTGGTTGTTATTCCTATTGCTTACGACCAGTCTCACGTTGCAGGACGTGTCGTACGTACAGGAGCAGGGGAACGCTTAAATTTTAACAGATTTAAATCCCGTCACCTGAACGAAGCTGTTCAGAATATCTTGAATAATCCACGATATAAAGAAGCTGCACAAACAGTCCGTGAATCTTTTATGGAAGCAGGCGGTACAGTCCCCGCAGCTAATTTACTGGAAAAGGCGCTAATTCCCGTTTCAGAAACAATAAATAGTGGCTCTAAATTTTTATTTGTGATTCCTCCTTTTTTTGGGCATATCAGCCCTACATTAAGTGTGGGAGCCAGCCTCATTGCCCGTGGCCATGAGGTAAAATGGTTTGGAATTACACCGTTGGACAGCAAACATATTCCGGAAGGAGGAAGCTATTTTTATCCCGAAGAAGATCTTGTGCCATTTCAAGATGAAATTCAGCGTATTTTAAAAAGACAGGACGAAGGACCTGCCTGCTCAGGACCTGAAGTCATGAAACTGGCCCTTGAAGAAACCTATGTTCCGTTTGCCAGAATGATGATGCCCGGATTGGAACGCCTCGTAAAAAGCTGGAAACCCGATGTCCTGGTGAACGACTGTATTACTTTCGGGGGTGCTCTTTTTGCCCATAAACATAATATTCCCTGCGTAACGACGACGCCTGTTCCTCCTGATGTAATGGGCGATACCGAAAATAACGCACCCAAAATATTCGAGTGGCAGCAAAAACTGATCAGAGATCTTCAGAAAGAGGTAGGAATTTCGGATGATGGTATTTTTATTCATTCCCATCAATTAAATCTGGTATTTACATCGCAGGCTTTTGCAGGTTTTGAAACAGTTCCGTCACACATGAGATTTGTAGGCCCGGTAAAAGGACGTCCTAATCCGGCACCCTTTGACTGGGAAAGATTAAAAGCAGCCACCACACCCAAGATATTTGTATCACTGGGAACACTGCTGGTAGATATCAGGAAAGCCTTTTTTGAAAAAGTGATTGCTGCATTTGCAGATCAACCTGTAACTATTGTGGCGGCAACTCCGCCGGACATATTTAATGAATGGCCGTCTAATTTTATCGTAAACGGTTTTGTTCCACAGTCTGCGTTAATGCCCCATATGGATGCAGTGATCTGTCATGGAGGTTTTAATACCGTTAATGATACATTCACGAACGGATTACCTATGCTAATTACTCCTATTGCCTACGATCATTTTCATATTGCCAAACTGATTGAAAAGGCCGGTTGTGGAATCAGTATCCGTTACAAAAGATTACTTGTGGAAGCACTCCGGGAAACTGTTTTTGAATTACTGGAAAATCCTCAATACAGGAATGCAGCCAAAGAAGTGCAAACAAGTTTACTTAATGCAGGTGGCAACGACAGGGCAGTAGAGCTGCTGGAAAATTGTATACAAAAAGAACAGTCAACATTAGTTTCTGTATAA
- a CDS encoding condensation domain-containing protein translates to MMRRNLMLVERIMYVDPETPVNCVFTVRINGEIPEENFRTALAKIQKKHPLLRVRIDNSSERYPFFIENKEIEPVPLRIVERQTDEDWLQESEKEWFLLFDDENKPLARLVWIKGVNNISEILWVLPHCICDGTSIVNLTEELLSLLDGPSSELGTYHLFSSADDFLPLDFNTKKKKRKARLYLIMARLFFLMQRKSRKNPGKNYVIHWKLNTETTTQITEKSKVHGISVHALLCASFMQAFKEIQGNQAKSKVISPVDVRHFIPEIRKDHVFAFAPTVELSLKKAGQNILDHARQIKKDLVEKTGKMEARELLWVGEQMHPVVEDMISMLKSGKGGHDVTLSNMGRINIPDTYKNFKVESIMSPTVAFPWLNSNTLVTTTYNRQMDFTFMSNEHFLPKEEAVRIKDKAIEFLTSSL, encoded by the coding sequence ATGATGAGACGAAATTTAATGTTGGTGGAACGGATCATGTACGTTGACCCCGAAACACCTGTAAACTGTGTTTTTACGGTAAGAATTAACGGAGAAATTCCGGAGGAAAACTTTAGAACTGCTTTGGCGAAAATTCAGAAAAAGCATCCTTTACTGAGGGTCAGAATTGATAACAGCAGTGAGCGGTATCCGTTTTTCATAGAAAATAAAGAGATTGAACCTGTTCCGCTCCGGATCGTTGAACGGCAAACGGATGAAGACTGGCTTCAGGAATCCGAAAAAGAATGGTTCCTTCTGTTTGATGATGAAAATAAACCATTGGCCCGTCTGGTGTGGATCAAAGGGGTGAATAATATTTCCGAAATCCTATGGGTACTTCCACATTGCATCTGTGACGGAACCTCGATTGTCAATCTTACGGAAGAGCTTCTTTCCCTGCTGGATGGCCCTTCTTCGGAGCTGGGGACTTATCATTTATTCAGTTCAGCAGATGATTTCCTGCCATTGGATTTCAATACAAAAAAGAAGAAACGCAAAGCCCGTCTATATCTGATAATGGCCCGTCTTTTTTTCCTGATGCAGCGGAAAAGCCGGAAAAATCCCGGAAAAAATTATGTGATCCACTGGAAACTGAATACTGAAACGACTACACAGATAACTGAAAAATCCAAAGTTCATGGCATTTCTGTACATGCTTTGCTGTGCGCATCGTTTATGCAGGCCTTTAAAGAAATACAGGGGAATCAGGCTAAAAGTAAGGTGATAAGTCCGGTAGATGTACGCCATTTTATACCGGAGATCAGGAAGGATCATGTATTTGCGTTTGCGCCGACCGTTGAGCTTTCACTGAAAAAAGCAGGTCAGAATATACTTGACCATGCAAGACAGATCAAAAAAGATCTTGTGGAGAAAACAGGAAAAATGGAGGCGAGAGAACTTCTGTGGGTGGGAGAGCAGATGCATCCTGTCGTTGAAGATATGATCAGCATGCTGAAATCCGGTAAAGGGGGACACGATGTTACCTTATCCAATATGGGCAGGATCAATATTCCCGATACCTATAAAAATTTTAAAGTGGAAAGCATCATGAGTCCTACCGTTGCATTTCCCTGGCTGAATTCTAATACGCTGGTGACCACAACGTATAACAGGCAGATGGATTTTACATTCATGTCCAATGAACATTTTCTGCCTAAAGAAGAAGCCGTTAGAATCAAAGACAAAGCCATTGAATTCCTGACCTCGTCGTTATGA
- a CDS encoding 1-acyl-sn-glycerol-3-phosphate acyltransferase yields the protein MSKFDEIRFFYDNEVNEALLGISRDPMMNALMGFTFPGTDKKVWREQFKNIHSVSDFQHDFIAHTIRQILAKSSEGLTTLGFDKLDKQTPYLFISNHRDIVLDTSLINLVLLENGLIMTASAIGDNLVKKTFLHDLAKLNRNFLVQRGLPLREQLKSSQIMSEYIDELLHHEKRSVWIAQREGRTKDGNDATQQGVLKMLAMAAGDLSLTDYFKTLRIVPVSISYEYDPTDSLKMPQLLAKHRDEEYVKSEDEDFMTMLSGVLGQKKRIHLHAGNVIDTELDDIAVKFENKNKQLQAVAQIIDDSIIQNYKLWPTKYIAYDLLHNTGTYADQYTEQEKQLFIRRLEMRIDPSDALSREYFLAMYANPLINKIKSEQKSPE from the coding sequence ATGTCAAAGTTCGATGAGATCAGGTTTTTCTATGATAACGAGGTAAATGAAGCATTACTGGGAATTTCCCGTGATCCTATGATGAATGCGCTGATGGGCTTTACTTTTCCCGGTACCGATAAAAAGGTATGGAGGGAACAGTTTAAAAATATACACTCCGTAAGCGATTTTCAGCATGATTTTATCGCCCATACCATTCGCCAGATCCTTGCGAAAAGCTCCGAAGGACTTACCACTTTGGGATTCGACAAGCTGGATAAGCAGACACCATACCTTTTCATTTCAAATCACAGGGATATTGTATTGGATACCTCACTCATCAATCTTGTCCTGTTGGAAAACGGTCTTATTATGACAGCTTCGGCCATTGGGGACAACCTTGTTAAAAAAACTTTTTTACATGATCTGGCCAAACTGAACCGTAATTTTTTAGTTCAGAGAGGATTGCCCCTTCGTGAGCAGCTCAAAAGTTCACAGATCATGTCTGAGTATATTGACGAGCTTCTGCATCATGAAAAACGCTCTGTCTGGATTGCCCAGCGTGAAGGCCGTACAAAAGACGGAAACGATGCTACCCAGCAGGGAGTTCTGAAAATGCTTGCCATGGCTGCCGGAGATTTGTCATTAACGGATTATTTTAAAACACTCAGAATCGTTCCTGTTTCCATTTCCTATGAATATGATCCTACAGATTCCCTTAAGATGCCTCAATTACTGGCCAAGCATAGGGATGAAGAGTATGTTAAAAGTGAAGATGAAGACTTTATGACCATGCTCAGCGGGGTATTGGGCCAGAAAAAACGCATTCACCTGCACGCAGGAAATGTAATAGATACCGAACTGGATGATATTGCTGTAAAATTTGAAAACAAAAACAAACAGCTTCAGGCTGTAGCACAGATTATTGATGATTCAATCATTCAGAACTACAAACTTTGGCCTACCAAATACATAGCATATGACCTGCTTCACAACACCGGTACCTATGCTGACCAGTATACAGAACAGGAAAAACAACTCTTCATCCGCAGGCTGGAAATGCGTATCGATCCCTCCGATGCCCTTTCCAGAGAATATTTCCTCGCGATGTACGCCAACCCTTTGATCAATAAGATCAAGTCCGAACAAAAATCCCCGGAATAA
- a CDS encoding 4'-phosphopantetheinyl transferase superfamily protein, translating into MNAGHSLGEWLAGYSSELAEVNSVKALIDVLNPETFELKDSRFIAIGAGIDAIKLVIDTIPNLYISNDNCPNQVILCGSNAALDELVPLLKSRQVFHQILPFQSGFHSPFIADKLDVILAGMEKAQFQQTKIPLWSATTLEPYPSDQEAIRKLSAEHLIQPVRFRELTDKLYEEGARCFIQIGTGGLIGFIDDTLKGKAFSTIASSVATRSALAQLQRVVAALFVEGKTVELDFLEVQNQSKKSLGKGIKLQLGSPIIRDFKEIKTLAQSFELSKQNNISATGAKTGHPLVQAFQENITDMIRMQEEVLTLFQNRPEITVLKPAMPEISVNKHFSKLLYINLDTHPYLIDHSLLRQPKGWPHVSDMEPVIPMTMIFELLAETAQAEIPGTHVHKIMNVSVFQWMNVAKPFEKTVKGEWRSPNHAYLDIENFANAEILLASSAPAAPVFNVSVGDLLSIERTPEEIYDKHMFHGELYQGITEVSAVGTKGIIGKIKGNGGKGSLLDNAGQLFGLWLQLTLTKDRIAFPVKIRDIEFFGDMTDQDGLFECTCILTELNDEFAIADIVLKRDGKVWCAITGWQNRRLEIDEPLWNVSMSPLHNRLSEEIAPEVFFFHQAYTRVASWDFILKRYFNQTEKQYHQQLLPNKRKNWMVSRVAVKDAVRNLLREQKNHPCFPIAFEIRSNVAGKPYLMGNIIENIHISLAHKGKDAVGIARYGGPVGIDMEIIEERSSGFYDLVFTDHELALLKDRNQAEWTTRFWVAKEAYSKFLGTGLKGNPKAFEIGSIKEDHLWINQTEIKTIKHKNYIIGWTL; encoded by the coding sequence ATGAATGCAGGACACAGTCTGGGAGAATGGCTCGCAGGATATTCCTCAGAACTGGCTGAAGTAAACTCTGTCAAAGCTTTGATTGATGTTTTAAATCCCGAAACTTTTGAATTGAAAGACTCCAGATTCATTGCAATCGGAGCGGGTATTGATGCCATAAAGCTTGTTATTGATACCATTCCGAACCTTTACATTTCCAATGATAATTGTCCTAATCAGGTTATTCTTTGCGGAAGCAATGCAGCGCTGGACGAATTGGTCCCATTATTAAAATCCAGGCAGGTATTTCACCAGATATTGCCATTTCAGTCTGGCTTTCACTCACCGTTTATTGCAGATAAACTGGATGTGATCCTAGCAGGAATGGAAAAAGCACAGTTTCAGCAGACAAAAATTCCATTATGGTCTGCAACAACTTTGGAACCTTACCCTTCAGATCAGGAAGCGATCAGAAAATTAAGTGCTGAGCATCTTATTCAGCCCGTCAGATTCCGTGAACTTACCGATAAACTGTATGAAGAAGGCGCAAGATGCTTTATCCAGATAGGTACGGGAGGCTTAATAGGATTTATTGATGATACGCTGAAAGGAAAAGCATTCAGTACCATTGCTTCCAGTGTAGCCACAAGATCTGCACTGGCCCAGCTGCAACGTGTTGTAGCCGCATTATTTGTAGAAGGTAAAACCGTGGAATTAGACTTTTTAGAAGTACAGAATCAATCTAAAAAATCATTAGGAAAGGGAATTAAATTACAATTAGGTTCTCCAATTATCCGTGATTTTAAAGAAATTAAAACGCTGGCTCAGTCTTTTGAATTATCAAAGCAAAACAATATTTCCGCAACGGGAGCCAAGACAGGACATCCTCTTGTTCAGGCCTTTCAGGAAAATATTACAGATATGATCAGGATGCAGGAAGAAGTTCTGACGCTGTTCCAAAACCGTCCGGAAATTACAGTTTTAAAACCTGCGATGCCTGAAATATCAGTAAATAAGCACTTTTCAAAACTTCTGTATATCAATTTAGATACACATCCTTATCTCATTGATCACAGCTTATTAAGACAGCCTAAAGGATGGCCCCATGTTTCAGATATGGAGCCGGTGATTCCAATGACTATGATTTTTGAGCTTTTAGCTGAAACCGCTCAGGCAGAAATACCAGGTACACATGTTCATAAAATCATGAATGTAAGTGTATTTCAGTGGATGAATGTAGCCAAACCCTTTGAAAAAACAGTAAAAGGAGAGTGGCGTTCACCTAACCATGCCTATCTTGATATTGAGAACTTTGCCAATGCAGAAATCCTACTGGCTTCCTCTGCTCCGGCAGCTCCGGTCTTCAATGTATCGGTAGGAGATCTTCTGTCAATTGAGAGAACACCTGAAGAGATTTATGATAAACATATGTTTCACGGAGAATTGTATCAGGGAATTACAGAAGTTTCAGCGGTGGGAACTAAAGGTATTATCGGAAAAATTAAAGGAAACGGAGGAAAAGGTTCTTTGCTGGATAATGCCGGACAACTTTTCGGGTTGTGGCTGCAGCTTACCTTAACGAAAGACCGTATTGCCTTTCCTGTGAAGATCAGGGATATTGAATTCTTCGGAGATATGACGGATCAGGACGGCCTTTTTGAATGTACCTGCATCCTTACAGAACTTAATGATGAGTTTGCCATAGCAGATATTGTTCTTAAAAGAGATGGAAAGGTATGGTGTGCCATTACAGGCTGGCAGAACCGCCGTCTTGAAATTGATGAGCCTCTCTGGAATGTTTCGATGTCGCCTTTGCATAACCGTCTTTCGGAGGAAATAGCACCTGAGGTATTTTTCTTTCATCAGGCTTACACAAGAGTGGCTTCGTGGGATTTTATCTTAAAGCGTTATTTCAATCAGACGGAAAAGCAATATCATCAACAGCTGTTACCTAACAAGCGGAAAAACTGGATGGTAAGCCGTGTAGCAGTAAAAGATGCCGTACGAAACCTTCTCCGTGAACAGAAAAATCATCCTTGTTTCCCCATCGCTTTTGAGATCCGTTCCAATGTAGCCGGAAAACCCTATCTGATGGGTAATATTATAGAAAATATCCATATTTCACTAGCTCACAAAGGAAAAGACGCAGTTGGTATTGCACGCTATGGCGGCCCGGTGGGAATTGACATGGAAATCATAGAAGAACGCAGCTCCGGATTTTACGATCTGGTATTTACGGATCACGAATTAGCTTTATTAAAAGACAGAAATCAGGCAGAATGGACCACAAGGTTCTGGGTAGCCAAAGAAGCCTATTCAAAATTCCTCGGAACAGGATTGAAAGGAAATCCAAAAGCATTTGAAATTGGAAGTATCAAAGAAGATCACCTGTGGATCAACCAAACAGAAATAAAAACTATTAAACATAAAAATTATATTATCGGATGGACACTATAA